A stretch of Paenibacillus sp. URB8-2 DNA encodes these proteins:
- a CDS encoding aldo/keto reductase: MKLTEMPGTDLTFKPLALGTAEFGSAVSDEESFRIIDRFVEAGGTWIDTARVYADWLPGGHGKSEHTVGKWLKKSGLRNQVLISTKGGHPRLETMKVSRLSEAEIRSDAEESLRSLGVDTIDMYWLHRDDESIPVMEVLGPLGRLVEEGKIRYFGCSNWRPYRIREAAEAAAAHGVQAFSASQIQWSLADINEGSIEDTTTVELDKEAYELHTQTGLSLFAFTPQAKGFFQKLHTGGPDTLKDTVRKIFYNEINLGRMNRVAELSGQLNVTVSSIVLGYLISQPFTVIPVVGTSSFSQIEETLESLEVRLTPSQVKYLEQG, translated from the coding sequence ATGAAGCTGACAGAAATGCCGGGTACGGATTTGACATTTAAGCCTCTGGCTCTGGGTACAGCTGAATTTGGCAGCGCCGTTTCCGATGAAGAGTCCTTCCGGATTATCGACCGTTTTGTGGAAGCCGGCGGCACTTGGATAGACACGGCCAGAGTATATGCGGACTGGCTGCCAGGCGGTCATGGAAAAAGCGAACATACGGTAGGAAAATGGTTGAAGAAGAGCGGCTTGCGGAATCAGGTGCTGATTTCCACGAAGGGCGGGCATCCGAGATTGGAGACGATGAAGGTGTCACGGCTGTCCGAGGCTGAAATTCGTTCGGATGCGGAGGAGAGCCTGCGCAGCCTTGGTGTGGATACCATTGATATGTACTGGCTGCACCGTGATGACGAGAGTATACCGGTTATGGAAGTTCTAGGTCCGCTGGGCCGTCTCGTCGAGGAAGGCAAAATCCGATATTTCGGCTGCTCCAATTGGCGGCCTTACCGGATCAGGGAAGCGGCGGAGGCGGCCGCGGCCCACGGAGTGCAGGCTTTTTCAGCCAGTCAGATCCAGTGGAGCCTTGCGGATATCAATGAAGGCTCCATTGAGGATACAACAACCGTCGAACTCGATAAGGAAGCATATGAGCTTCATACACAAACCGGACTCAGCCTGTTCGCATTTACTCCCCAGGCTAAGGGATTTTTTCAGAAGCTGCATACCGGCGGCCCGGATACGCTCAAAGACACGGTAAGAAAAATTTTCTACAATGAGATTAATCTTGGACGTATGAATCGCGTAGCGGAGCTGTCCGGTCAATTGAATGTTACCGTCTCGTCGATCGTACTCGGCTATTTGATCAGCCAGCCCTTCACGGTGATACCGGTTGTCGGCACCAGCTCGTTCTCGCAGATTGAGGAGACACTTGAGAGTCTTGAGGTTAGATT
- a CDS encoding MFS transporter produces the protein MTALASSTIFTTYSVYYVAKLGFSPLQLMLIGTVLELTVLVFEGITGVVADTYGRRMSVIIGMFILGSGFTLEGSVVWLAGDTPLFSAFALVLVAQEGAAVVRRSPLLITIVCVTLFGGAASEGYDRLWQVHLINGIGFPGLPLPMAAWFGLISAASTLLGLLGVHFAERRIDMGSERKLSAVMLLLTAVRIACIAVLALSPSFGLALFSVLVIGSVSSVGEPVYASWLNRNLEGRTRATVLSMVSQSDALGQTAGGPVVGWIGSRFSIRASLLAASVLLLPLLAVFGRGTRRQL, from the coding sequence ATGACGGCTCTCGCAAGCAGCACCATTTTTACGACGTACAGCGTCTACTATGTGGCGAAGCTGGGATTTAGTCCGCTTCAGCTGATGCTGATCGGAACGGTGCTGGAGCTGACGGTACTCGTGTTTGAGGGAATCACAGGGGTAGTCGCCGATACATACGGCCGGCGGATGTCGGTCATCATCGGCATGTTTATTCTGGGCAGCGGCTTTACACTGGAGGGAAGCGTGGTTTGGCTTGCGGGCGACACGCCTCTGTTCTCCGCTTTTGCCCTGGTGCTGGTCGCGCAGGAGGGGGCGGCCGTGGTGCGCCGAAGCCCGCTGCTGATTACAATCGTCTGTGTGACGCTGTTTGGCGGCGCGGCCTCCGAGGGCTATGACCGCCTGTGGCAGGTGCATTTAATTAACGGCATAGGCTTTCCCGGTCTGCCGCTGCCGATGGCGGCATGGTTCGGCCTCATCAGTGCGGCGTCAACCCTACTGGGGCTGCTCGGCGTGCATTTCGCCGAGCGGAGAATCGATATGGGCAGCGAACGGAAGCTGTCCGCGGTTATGCTACTGCTGACGGCTGTCCGCATCGCTTGCATTGCCGTTTTGGCGCTGTCGCCCTCATTTGGTCTTGCGCTGTTCTCCGTGCTGGTCATCGGCTCGGTTTCTTCGGTCGGTGAGCCGGTGTACGCCTCCTGGCTGAACCGGAATCTGGAGGGCCGGACCCGGGCGACCGTCCTGTCGATGGTCAGCCAGTCCGATGCGCTCGGCCAGACGGCCGGTGGGCCGGTGGTCGGCTGGATCGGCAGCCGGTTCTCGATCAGGGCATCCCTGCTGGCGGCAAGCGTCCTGCTGCTGCCCCTGTTAGCCGTATTCGGCCGGGGAACGCGCAGGCAGCTGTGA
- a CDS encoding DUF438 domain-containing protein, translating into MSELINNREVHGPEQTRRQNMLKEIIKELHAGKSVEEVKARFEEAVGDVTVAEISAMEHSLMTEEGIPVSEVQRLCSVHTAIFKGSIEEIHRPSKPEEQAGHPVHTFKLENREIEKLVNFRLELHKDKFRKNDDEGIIFKLLEDLSLLLDIDKHFSRKENLLFPYLEKYGIYGPTQVMWGVDDGIRGMIKEAKVLLSGYTGNQEEVVSALELIIKEVNEMVFKEENILLPMALDKLTEDEWVKIARESGTIGFCLAAPEKEWVPERNPEPVDAEAKEEESAGTPQGFIRFETGILSVQQLELIMNHLPVDLTFIDENDVVRYFSHGKERIFPRTKAVIGRTVQNCHPPQSVHVVEKLLEDFKSGRKDAEDFWIQIKDKFIYIRYFAVRDEEGRYLGTLEFTQNIAPIRALEGQKRILSQ; encoded by the coding sequence ATGAGTGAATTAATCAATAACCGGGAAGTGCACGGGCCGGAGCAAACCCGTCGGCAGAACATGCTCAAAGAAATCATCAAGGAACTGCACGCCGGCAAAAGCGTCGAAGAAGTGAAAGCCCGCTTTGAGGAAGCTGTCGGAGATGTTACGGTGGCGGAGATTTCCGCGATGGAGCATTCCCTGATGACGGAGGAGGGGATTCCGGTATCGGAAGTCCAGCGTCTATGCTCCGTGCATACGGCCATCTTCAAAGGCTCGATTGAGGAGATTCATCGGCCTTCCAAGCCGGAGGAGCAGGCCGGTCATCCGGTGCATACGTTCAAGCTGGAGAACCGTGAGATTGAGAAGCTGGTCAATTTCCGGCTGGAGCTGCATAAGGATAAATTCCGCAAGAACGATGATGAAGGGATCATCTTCAAGCTGCTGGAGGACCTGAGTCTTCTGCTGGACATCGACAAACACTTCAGCCGCAAGGAGAATTTGCTGTTCCCTTACCTGGAGAAGTACGGGATATACGGCCCGACTCAGGTCATGTGGGGCGTGGACGACGGTATCCGCGGCATGATTAAGGAGGCCAAAGTCCTGCTGTCCGGCTATACCGGAAATCAAGAGGAAGTAGTATCGGCGCTTGAGCTTATCATCAAAGAAGTGAATGAGATGGTCTTTAAGGAAGAGAACATTTTACTGCCGATGGCGCTGGACAAACTGACCGAGGACGAGTGGGTAAAGATTGCCCGGGAGAGCGGCACGATCGGCTTTTGTCTGGCCGCGCCAGAGAAAGAATGGGTGCCGGAGCGCAATCCTGAGCCCGTGGACGCAGAGGCGAAGGAAGAGGAAAGCGCCGGAACCCCGCAAGGCTTCATCCGCTTTGAGACCGGAATTCTGTCGGTACAGCAGCTTGAACTGATCATGAATCATCTGCCGGTGGATCTGACATTTATCGATGAGAACGATGTGGTCCGATATTTCTCCCACGGCAAAGAACGCATCTTTCCCCGCACCAAGGCCGTGATCGGCCGCACCGTGCAGAACTGCCATCCGCCGCAAAGCGTGCATGTCGTGGAGAAGCTGCTGGAGGATTTCAAGTCCGGCCGTAAAGACGCCGAGGATTTCTGGATTCAAATCAAAGACAAATTTATTTATATCCGCTACTTTGCCGTCCGCGACGAAGAAGGGCGCTATCTGGGAACACTTGAATTTACGCAAAACATCGCTCCGATCCGCGCCCTGGAAGGGCAGAAGCGTATTTTGTCTCAATAA
- a CDS encoding DUF1858 domain-containing protein has product MHKTLSINESIFDLVSRDPEVMDIMIELGFRDIAKPGMLQTAGRFMTLTKGIKLKKMDIDTVKQTFRRHGFIIQE; this is encoded by the coding sequence GTGCATAAAACGTTGAGTATAAATGAATCGATATTCGATCTGGTCAGCCGTGATCCCGAAGTGATGGACATTATGATCGAACTGGGCTTCCGGGATATCGCCAAGCCGGGAATGCTGCAAACGGCCGGACGTTTCATGACATTGACCAAAGGAATCAAGCTTAAAAAAATGGATATAGACACCGTCAAGCAGACGTTTCGGCGTCACGGATTCATCATTCAGGAATAG
- a CDS encoding sugar phosphate nucleotidyltransferase → MKGVILAGGTGTRLYPLTRMMNKHLLPVGKYPMICYGVDRLRKAGITDILLVISRQSAGMYVDFLGSGAEFGVSLTYKIQEAAGGIAEALELAKDFIPAGERFVVLLGDNLFTEDLTPYVDGYLRLPEGTAKVLLKPVEDARRYGVPVFDSTDSAWIAHIEEKPKQPKTSYCVTGIYMYDKAVFDIIRRISPSRRGELEITDVNNLYAADRKLSYDVLKGWWSDAGTFDSLREAGEKLKDALP, encoded by the coding sequence TTGAAAGGAGTCATACTGGCAGGCGGAACGGGAACGAGACTCTATCCGCTGACCCGGATGATGAACAAGCATTTGCTTCCGGTAGGCAAATATCCGATGATCTGTTACGGCGTCGACCGGCTGCGAAAGGCGGGCATCACCGACATTCTTCTTGTAATCAGCAGACAGTCTGCCGGAATGTATGTGGATTTCCTAGGAAGCGGCGCCGAGTTCGGCGTGTCCCTGACGTATAAAATTCAGGAAGCCGCCGGCGGAATCGCCGAGGCGCTGGAACTTGCCAAAGATTTTATTCCCGCTGGAGAGCGGTTTGTCGTGCTGCTTGGAGACAATTTATTCACGGAGGATCTTACTCCTTATGTGGACGGCTATCTCCGGCTGCCGGAGGGAACCGCCAAGGTGCTGCTCAAACCGGTAGAGGATGCGCGGCGGTATGGTGTTCCCGTCTTCGACAGCACAGACTCGGCCTGGATTGCCCATATTGAAGAAAAACCGAAACAGCCGAAGACGAGCTACTGCGTAACGGGGATATATATGTACGACAAAGCCGTGTTTGATATCATCCGGCGGATTTCTCCGTCCCGGCGCGGGGAGCTTGAGATTACCGATGTGAACAACCTGTACGCGGCGGACCGCAAGCTGAGCTACGATGTGCTCAAAGGCTGGTGGAGCGATGCGGGAACGTTCGATTCCCTGCGCGAAGCGGGGGAGAAGCTGAAGGATGCGCTGCCGTAA
- a CDS encoding glycosyltransferase family 2 protein, with amino-acid sequence MTRTSIIIPTFNGLGLLRSCVDAIRQLTPEPYELIVVDNASSDGTAEYCRREKITFISLPANAGFPAACNHGLQLASGDELLLLNNDVIVSKGWLANLKAALYSAPDIGIVGPVTNYASGRQQIVTLYADIAGFHALAETANISDPSKWSETTRLVGLCFLFKRDVLTRVGLFDERFSPGHYEDDDYCMRTRLQGYRLLIAGDCLVHHEGSASFKEVYRSGWNELIERNRGLYIQKWGVDPRQFI; translated from the coding sequence ATGACGCGGACCAGTATTATTATTCCGACCTTCAACGGACTGGGACTCTTGCGGAGCTGTGTGGATGCAATTCGCCAGCTCACGCCGGAGCCTTATGAACTGATCGTTGTAGATAATGCTTCAAGCGACGGGACGGCGGAATACTGCCGCAGAGAGAAGATTACATTCATTTCCCTGCCCGCCAACGCCGGCTTCCCGGCCGCCTGCAATCACGGTCTTCAGTTGGCATCCGGGGATGAACTGCTGCTCCTCAACAATGATGTCATTGTCTCAAAGGGATGGCTGGCCAATCTGAAGGCGGCCTTGTACAGCGCGCCGGATATCGGCATAGTCGGTCCCGTGACAAATTATGCAAGCGGACGGCAGCAGATCGTCACCTTGTATGCGGACATTGCCGGGTTTCACGCGTTGGCGGAAACAGCGAATATCTCCGATCCCTCCAAATGGAGCGAGACGACCCGGCTGGTCGGTTTATGTTTTTTATTCAAAAGGGATGTGCTCACAAGGGTAGGTCTGTTTGATGAAAGATTTTCTCCGGGGCATTACGAGGACGACGATTATTGCATGCGAACCCGTCTTCAGGGCTACCGACTGCTGATCGCCGGCGACTGTCTGGTGCATCATGAGGGAAGCGCGAGCTTCAAGGAGGTCTATCGCTCCGGATGGAATGAGCTGATTGAACGAAATCGCGGATTGTATATTCAAAAGTGGGGAGTCGACCCCAGGCAATTTATTTAG
- a CDS encoding glycosyltransferase family 2 protein: MRIGMHLKLAGRSKASSASRRKSVLQGPAKPQKIRIRKGPNGVRTPGSVRPSGRTAGRSSGKAAWRPPVLRGKLSVIITACNEESTLGSVLKEAERLKPEEIIVVLNGCVDNSFRRARQCGKAIVVHCPDAAGHDVGRAIGAKLSRGDILLFLDGDMAIPAKELFPFAAAVDGGTDVALNNLNPLLPVFGECDDVTRCKMFLNMALGREDLGAGSMTAVPHALSRRILDVVGPQALSVPPKAQAAAVLKKLCVENAGTVNVIKRNRIRKGNTGAGNGVEQLIIGDHAEAFAELFAHGAAGLPWEENGTDSRRMLAAWRNGV, encoded by the coding sequence ATGAGAATTGGAATGCATCTGAAGCTTGCCGGCAGGTCCAAAGCCTCCTCCGCTTCCCGCCGGAAAAGCGTCTTGCAGGGACCTGCGAAGCCGCAAAAGATTCGTATCCGAAAAGGCCCTAATGGCGTCAGAACGCCAGGATCGGTGCGCCCCTCCGGCAGAACCGCAGGACGAAGCTCCGGGAAAGCGGCATGGCGTCCGCCGGTACTGCGCGGAAAGTTATCGGTCATTATTACCGCCTGCAATGAGGAATCGACTCTGGGGTCCGTGCTGAAAGAGGCGGAACGGCTGAAGCCGGAGGAGATCATCGTTGTGCTCAACGGCTGTGTCGATAACAGCTTTCGGCGGGCGCGGCAGTGCGGGAAGGCCATTGTCGTCCATTGTCCGGATGCGGCAGGGCATGATGTGGGGCGGGCGATCGGCGCCAAGCTCAGCCGGGGAGATATCCTGCTGTTTCTTGATGGGGACATGGCCATCCCCGCTAAGGAGCTGTTTCCGTTCGCCGCCGCCGTCGACGGAGGAACGGATGTGGCGCTAAATAATCTGAATCCGCTGCTTCCGGTGTTCGGGGAATGCGACGATGTGACCCGCTGCAAAATGTTTCTGAACATGGCGCTTGGCCGGGAAGACTTGGGAGCAGGTTCCATGACCGCCGTGCCTCATGCCCTGTCCCGAAGGATCTTGGATGTTGTCGGGCCCCAGGCGCTGTCGGTGCCGCCCAAGGCTCAGGCCGCCGCCGTTCTGAAGAAGCTGTGCGTAGAGAATGCGGGAACGGTCAATGTAATCAAGCGGAACAGGATACGAAAAGGGAATACGGGGGCGGGAAACGGCGTGGAACAATTGATCATCGGCGATCATGCCGAGGCGTTTGCGGAATTGTTCGCCCACGGTGCGGCAGGGCTGCCCTGGGAAGAGAACGGAACGGACAGCCGCCGGATGCTTGCGGCATGGAGGAACGGAGTATGA
- a CDS encoding glycosyltransferase family 2 protein, which yields MKRRIKRSRPSRRSPVRRAVRSHKAMYIGNHPEPLVSVIIPAMNEAGTIAAAIKEARKVDSRCEVIVVVNGSSDGTAEIAASCGARVISYAEPLGHDVGRSVGAESAKGEILLFTDGDLVIPAKQLRPFKAAVRGGADIALNDYSGPVHRSRPHPVVLSKHAFNILLGRPDLKGCSMTAVPHALSRKALNTLGNGILSSPPVAQAMAVLEGLRIEAVHKVPVGRMNVIRPKANGTDPLQQIIVADHLRAITLVLERRGERAGFSDGTRQREMVR from the coding sequence ATGAAGCGAAGAATAAAGCGCTCCCGCCCCTCCCGGCGTAGTCCTGTACGCCGTGCAGTCCGGTCTCATAAAGCCATGTATATCGGCAATCATCCCGAGCCGCTCGTGTCCGTCATCATTCCGGCAATGAATGAAGCCGGAACGATTGCAGCAGCCATTAAGGAAGCGAGAAAAGTCGATTCGCGATGTGAAGTCATCGTTGTGGTCAACGGTTCCTCGGATGGTACCGCAGAGATTGCCGCGTCCTGCGGAGCGCGTGTGATTTCCTATGCGGAGCCTCTGGGACATGATGTTGGCCGCAGCGTCGGGGCGGAGTCGGCGAAGGGTGAAATTCTTTTGTTTACGGACGGCGATCTTGTTATTCCAGCGAAACAGCTTCGCCCTTTCAAGGCGGCTGTAAGAGGAGGAGCAGACATCGCCTTGAACGATTATTCTGGACCGGTTCACCGTTCCCGTCCCCATCCGGTTGTGCTCTCCAAGCACGCTTTCAATATTCTGCTGGGTCGCCCGGATCTTAAGGGCTGCTCGATGACAGCAGTTCCGCACGCGCTGAGCCGGAAGGCGCTGAACACACTTGGCAACGGGATATTATCTTCTCCGCCAGTGGCGCAGGCCATGGCTGTTCTGGAAGGGCTCAGGATAGAAGCGGTGCATAAGGTACCCGTCGGCCGAATGAACGTCATCCGCCCCAAGGCGAACGGAACAGATCCCTTGCAGCAGATTATTGTCGCGGATCATCTCCGAGCGATTACTCTGGTGCTGGAGAGAAGGGGCGAGAGAGCCGGATTCAGCGACGGGACACGGCAGCGGGAAATGGTGAGGTGA